CCGATAAGAAAATCCATGAACTCCTGCCCCGTTATAGCCCTGTACAGGAAAAAAACGGCACCGCCCAAAAGTCCGGCTCCAATCAGCAAGGCTGTGATTTTCCCGGACACGGATTTCACGGAGGGGCGCCGCGCCTTCAGCTTGTAACGCCATCGCGCCCGCTCAACTATCCGCTTTAGCTTTTCGGTGAGGGAAACCTTCTGCGGGAGCTTTTCGCCGCAATATGCGCAAACCGTATCGCTGAGCTTGTGCGGCAGGCCGCACTTGGGGCACGTCTGGTATTCCGAAGTCTCCCCGGCGGCGGCGTCTTCCACTTTTCTCAGGCTCATCAGTTTATTTCCAGCGCCTCTCTTGCCAGTTGTATACTCACTTTTTTACCACGAATCAAGGAATATTGGTCTATCTTGCCCAATGCTTCCATCTGGCTGGCAGGATCTCGCGGCAAACGGGACATAAGCCACAGCGCCACTTTCTCGGGAAGGGCCAAGCCCATACCCTCGGCCATGCGCCCTAGCACCTTTGCCCGGGCGTCGTCCCCCACGGGGTTTAACTCCACCGTAAGCCCCCACAGGAGCCTGGTGGAAAGCCATTCCTGAAAACCCCACCGGGATGGAGGCGCGTTCACAGCGGCGGCGAAAAGCCCCCCAGCCTCCACCACGGCGTTGTAAAGATGAAACACCTGATCCTCCACCACGGCGTTGCCCGCCACTTTCTCAAGATGGTCCACGGCCAGAAAGGAGGAGTTTTCGTATTGGTGGAGGGATGTTTTTATCTCCTCGTAGGCGGAGGATGTGCTGACAACCTCCAAAAGCCTAGGGGCATCAAGGTAAAGAGCCGTGCCGTAGTTAGACCAAGTTTTAAAATTGTTCCCCATGGCAATGAGCAGGTGGGTTTTCCCAGCCCCATCTGGGCCGTGTAGGGTCAGGCTTTTGGCCTTTCCTGGCAAGTTTCCTCCCGAGAACCCCTGACAAAGCTTTACGGTGGTTTCGTTCCGGCTATCCACCAAAAAGTCGTCAAAACAGTCCTCCTCCCGCGTGGCGGGGAAGGGGAATTTAAGCTGTGTCACGTATTAAAAAATGAAAAATCCCGAATATGTGTTGAAAAATTCTACGGCCTTTTGCTCCCCTTTGACAAACAAATATGAGCTTTCCGTTGCAATATATTCAATGCCAGTAAAAACAATAGGATACAACGTTGCGCCATTTTTAGGCAATCTGTTGTAACTCGTTTAAATTTAACCTTTTTTTAGCGTTGCCCCCATCTTTATCCACAGGTTTTTCCACAGGCTTTGTGGATGAAATATTCTCTCGTGTGGACATGTTTTGGAATGCATTTTGAGGCACTGCGCATTTTGCGAAGCGGAGCATCGGAATTCTTAACAAGCCACTTTAAGGTTCATGTGTGAAGGCTAAAAAACATTAAGTAATACTTCGTAGAACTTGCTTGTCAGCTACCCATTTCAACAAAAGATGCAAATTAGAGGCGGTTTAAAGCGGTGGATAGAATAAGAGCGATTTGAAGAGCCTAAAATTATTGGCCGGGATGATCCCAGTTGAAAACCACCCGGTCGGACTCGTGCCATACCCCCGGCTCTTCCGGTTCCGGATTGCGCCGGGCCATCTCCGTGGTCAGAAGCTCCACCGGCACCCGGGCCATTTGCAGGTAAAGGTCCACCTGTTCCTCCCGGCCGGCCAGGTATTCATCCACAAGCTCGGTAACATGCTTGCGGGACTCGGCGTTTACATAAAGGGTGGAGTAGAAACCCTGACCAAGTTTATCTTTATCCCCATGGATGAACCCGCGGATTTCTACCTTCCAGCAGGTGATACCCAAAGGAGTCCCATCCGTATCGGTTTCTTCTTCTTCCTCGTCCAGGTACAGGTCATAAAGGTCCGCCAGGTCTTCGAAGGCCGTTAAATAATCGTCCCCGGCTTCTTCATCTAATGGCAAAGGTTCATGGTAATGGGGTTCGTCCCAGAAGAAGCGCATATCCATCACGAAGGGAATCCCCA
This DNA window, taken from Nitrospinota bacterium, encodes the following:
- a CDS encoding zinc ribbon domain-containing protein; translation: MSLRKVEDAAAGETSEYQTCPKCGLPHKLSDTVCAYCGEKLPQKVSLTEKLKRIVERARWRYKLKARRPSVKSVSGKITALLIGAGLLGGAVFFLYRAITGQEFMDFLIGAILAIYGGYITANTFRAGKANPR
- a CDS encoding ATP-binding protein; this translates as MTQLKFPFPATREEDCFDDFLVDSRNETTVKLCQGFSGGNLPGKAKSLTLHGPDGAGKTHLLIAMGNNFKTWSNYGTALYLDAPRLLEVVSTSSAYEEIKTSLHQYENSSFLAVDHLEKVAGNAVVEDQVFHLYNAVVEAGGLFAAAVNAPPSRWGFQEWLSTRLLWGLTVELNPVGDDARAKVLGRMAEGMGLALPEKVALWLMSRLPRDPASQMEALGKIDQYSLIRGKKVSIQLAREALEIN